GGTTTTGGTGGTACTGCGTTATCGGCGTATCGCCGAAGAACGCAGTACCACTGACGCGCGGGAGGTCAGCCCTGGACGATGTCGACGAGCTTGCGGCCGCCGCGCTTGCCGAACTTCACGACACCGTCGGACGTCGCGAACAGTGTGTCGTCGCCACCGCGGCCCACGTTGAAGCCGGGGTGGAACTTCGTGCCCCGCTGACGAATGATGATCGTCCCTGCAGTGACGGTCTCGCCGCTGAAGCGCTTCACACCGAGCCGCTGCGAGTTCGAGTCCCGACCGTTACGCGACGACGCCGCGCCCTTCTTCTTCGACATGGTGCCGCCTCAGCCTTCGATCAGGCCTTCGAGATCGCGGTGATCTCGATGGTCGAGTAGTGCTGCCGGTGCCCCCAGCGCTTCCGCTGGTTGCTCTTGTTCTTGTACGTGAAGCCCTTGATCTTCGGACCCTTGGCTTCGCCGACGACCCGGGCGCTCACCGACGCGGCCTCGAGCTGCGAAGCGGTCGAGAGCACCTCGTCGCCGTCGACGAGCAGCACGGGCCGCAGCGACACTTCGGCGCCGGGCAGCTTCTCGACGTCGAGCCGCTGGCCCTCCTCGACGCGGTACTGCTTACCGCCGGTCTTGATCACTGCGAACATCGCGCGAAAACCTCGGAACTGGGCCGGTGAAGAACCGGGTGAGTGTAGCCGGGGACCGGCGGAAGCCGGAAAGCGGCGAGCGAAGCGAGCACGCGACGTCGCCTGCTCCCATCGCGCGTCGTGTCGGGCGAGCTTGCGAGCCCGACCAATGGATACGGCCTATTCCAACATTGCCTCGTCGACGACGAAGCCGCGGCCGGCGCAGGTCTCACACGTCTCCGAGAAGGCCTCGACCAGGCCCTCGGACACCCGTTTGCGGGTCATCTCGAGCAGGCCGAGCTCGGTGATCGGGAACACCTGCGTGCGGGTCTTGTCGCGCGCGAGCGCCTCGCGGAACGACCGCTCGACATCCTCCCGGTTCTTCTTGATCTCCATGTCGATGAAGTCGATGACGATGATCCCGCCGATGTCGCGCAGTCGCAGCTCACGCGCGACCGCCTCCGCAGCTTCGAGGTTGTTGCGGTAGACGGTCTCCTCGAGGTTGCTGCGACCGACGTTCTTGCCGGTGTTCACGTCGATGACGGTGAGCGCCTCGGTGCGCTCGATGATGAGCGAGCCACCCGACGGCAACCACACTTTGCGATCGAGCGCCTTGTGCAGCTGTTCGTGCACGTGGAAGCGCTCGAAGATCGGCAGCGGCTCGGCGTCGACGTCGTAGAACTCGACGCGATCCGCGAGCTCGGGCGCGACCGCGTCGACGTAGCCCTTCACGTCGTCGTAGAGCTCGCGGCTGTCGATGACGATCGCGCGGTACTCCTTCGTGAACTCCTCGCGGATGACGCGCGTGACGAGCGGCGGCTCCTTGTAGAGGAGACGACCCGTCTTCGACGTCTTCGCGAGCTGCGAGATCTGCGCCCACTGGTTCCGGAGCCGGCGCATGTCGCGCTCGAGCTCCTCCTCGGTCGCGCCCTCCGCGGCGGTGCGCACGATGAGGCCTGCGTCGTCGGGACGCAGGTGATCGA
This sequence is a window from Acidimicrobiia bacterium. Protein-coding genes within it:
- the rpmA gene encoding 50S ribosomal protein L27 — protein: MSKKKGAASSRNGRDSNSQRLGVKRFSGETVTAGTIIIRQRGTKFHPGFNVGRGGDDTLFATSDGVVKFGKRGGRKLVDIVQG
- the rplU gene encoding 50S ribosomal protein L21; protein product: MFAVIKTGGKQYRVEEGQRLDVEKLPGAEVSLRPVLLVDGDEVLSTASQLEAASVSARVVGEAKGPKIKGFTYKNKSNQRKRWGHRQHYSTIEITAISKA